The following DNA comes from Janthinobacterium sp. TB1-E2.
GCGCCCACTACCGCAGCAGCCTCAATTTCACGGATGAAGCGCTGCGTGCCGCCGCCAGCGGTTTGGCGCGCCTGCGCGTCAGCGTGCATGGCCTTGGCCAGGTGGATAGTGAGGCCGCCCCTGATCCTGCATGGCTGGCGCGCTTTGCGGCGCAGGTCAACGATGACCTGAACTTTCCGCGCGCCCTGGCCGTGGCCTGGGAACTGCTGAAAAGCGAGCTGCCGGACGCCGTAAAGAAAGCTACGATGGCCCGCTTCGATGCGGCCCTGGGACTCGATCTGCTGGCCTGGCAGCCGGCGCAGGTAGATGTGCCGCAGCCCGTGCAGGCGTGGATGGCGGAACGGGCCATCGCCCGCGCGCAGCGCCAGTGGGCCGAGGCGGACCGCTTGCGCGCACTGGCGCGCGCGGCCGGCTATGACATCGACGATACGCCGCAGGGGCAACAGGCACGGCCTTTGTGAAGATGTCCGGCATAATGGCCGCTTGATGACACTGGAGATGCCGTGAAGCGCCGTTTGCTGCTATTGAGTTGTTGCCTTGCTTTTTCTGCCGCCCGGGCGGCCAGCGAATGCCCGGGCTTTCCCGCGCTGGCCACTTCCAGCGAAACGCTGCTGGCGCAAGTGCGCGCGCTGCCGCCCGTCGGCATCGACCGCGAACGGCAGGCGTGCGCGCCGGCGACCGTCATCGATTTTGCCTACAGCGGCGGGGTGCTGTGCCGTTTTGGCAGTGAAGTGGAGGCGGCGACATCCGCCGTCACGCGCCTGGCCGATGGCGGTGAACTGGTTGAATACCTGTATCTGTTCCCGTATGCGCCGGCCACCCATGCGCGCTTGCTGGCGCTGCTGTCGGCGCGTTTTACACCTGTCGACAGGGCGGCCTGGCCCGCCTTCCTGCAGGGGGCCAGGCCGGGCAAGGAAACCACGGCTCTATTCACGCATGGCGGCTTTTATATCTCGCTGGGCAAGCCCACCGAAGGCGATCCTGCTGAATGGTATTCGAATGTGATCTTTGAAAAGGTGGACCAGCCTGCGCTGGGCGTGCGCAAGGTCTGCAAGGAAGCTCGCGATGGCTGAAGCGGACGCTTTTCCGGCCGCACTGGCAGGCACTGTGGCGCAGCTGTTGCCTGCGCTGGCATATGGCCAGTTGCATGCGCCCGTTCGGTCGTTTTCGGTATGCCAGGATGGCGAGACTTTGCTGATCCCGACGCGCACGTATTACGATAGCGAGCGGCTGCTGGCTTGTACGCGGCTGCCCGGCGACGCGGGCGTGATCGCCCTGTGCCTGGGCGCGCGCCACCATGACGGCCATGTGCGCGAAGCGTGTGCAAGGCAGCTGTTGCTGCAGGAGCGGGCGTGGACGGTGCCGTTCGTCGTGCACCTGTGCGGCGAATACGTGCTGGAGATTGTCGAGATAATTGGCGCGGCGCTGCCGGCCTGGAATACGCAGGCGCTGGCGCGCTACCTGCGGGAGAACCCCGCCTATGTGGACACGCTGGAGCGGCGCACGATCAGTTACTGGAGCTGCTACTACCGCCGGCGCCATCCCGCGTGGGATAGCTACCCGGGACGCAGGACCATGGCGGCCCTGCGTGCATTGCAGCAGCTTACGCCTCGATAAAGCGCATCTTGAAGCTGCGGCCCTTGATATTGCCGAAGTCGCGGCCAAGGGAGTTACCGGCGTTGAGGCGCTTGAAGGCCGCTTCGGCCACCTTGCGGTCCAGCGCCACGTAGGTCATGAACTCGAACACGTTGATCTTGCCCACCTGCTCCTTGGTGAGGCCAGCGTCGCCCGTCAGCGCGCCCAGCAAGTCGCCCGGGCGCAGCTTGTCTTTCTTGCCGCCCATGATGCACAGGGTGACCATCGGCGCCGGCAGCGCCTCCATGCCGTCATCTTCCGCCAGTTCCTTCAGGTCGTGCCATTCGGCAGCGCTGTTCTGGTATTGCTCGATCAGCTTGACCCATTTTTTCTCGTTCGGTGCGCACAGCGACAGGGCCAGGCCCTTCTTGCTGCCGCGGCCCGTGCGGCCGATGCGGTGGATGTGCACTTCCGTGTCCTTCGACACGTCGACGTTGATCACGGCGCCCAGGTCGGAAATATCGAGGCCGCGCGCGGCCACGTCGGTGGCCACCAGCACGGAGCAGCTGCGGTTGGCGAACAGCACGAGGATTTCATCGCGCTCGCGCTGTTCCAGCTCGCCGTACAGGGCCAGCGCGGAAAAGCCTTGCTGGCGCAGTTCGTCGGCCAGCTCGCGGCAATGCACCTTGGTGTTGCAGAAGGCCAGCGTGGATTCCGGCTTGAAGTGCTTGAGCAGTTTGCCAACGGCGCTATTGCGCTCGTCGAAGCCGATTTCATAGAAGCGCTGCTCGATCTTGTCGTTGTCGTGCTGCGCCTCGACCGTCACTTCCAGCGGATTGACGAGGAACGACGCCGTGGCGCGGCGGATATCTTCCGGGTAAGTGGCCGAGAACAGCAGGGTCTGGCGGCGTACGGGGCAGGCGCTGACGATGCCGGCGATTTCTTCGTAAAAGCCCATGTCCGTCATGCGGTCCGCTTCATCGAGCACCAAGGTTTGCACGTGATTCAGGTTGATGGTGCCGCGGCCCAGGTGGTCGCGCAAACGGCCCGGCGTGCCGACGACGATGTGCGCGCCGTGTTCCAGCGAGGCGATTTGCGGGCGCATCGGCGCGCCGCCCGTCAGGGTCAGGATCTTGATGTTGCCAGCCGCGCGGGCCAGGCGGCGCAGCTCATTGGCCACCTGGTCGGCCAGTTCGCGCGTGGGGCACAGCACCAGGCCCTGCACGGCAAACCAGGCCGGATTGAGCTTGTGCAGGATGCCGATGCCGAAGGCGGCCGTCTTGCCGCTGCCCGTTTTCGCCTGGGCGATCAGGTCGCGGCCATCGAGTACCGCCGGCAGGCTTTGCGCCTGGATGGTCGTCATCTCGTGGTAGCCGAGCGAATCCAGGTTGGCCAGGAAGGCGGGCGTCAGCGGCAGGCTGGAAAAAGAAGTGGTGGCGGATGTGGTGTTCATAAGGGCGGAGCCGGTAAAAAGCGGGTGGATGGGCACAGTCTACAGGCGTTATACGCCCTTGTGCGGATGGTTGTGGAAGCTGGCGGCAAACGGCCGCCGGCGTTGGGGTACTAGTTGTCGGGCGCCCAGATGGGCAAGCCGGTCAGATCGAGGCCGGCGTCGCGCGTCCATACGGGCAAGCCCGTGGCGTCGGTCGGCTCCAGCAATTCGAGCTGCACCTGCTTCAAAGCCACCTTGCGCGCGCGCGTGCGGCGTTGCGGTTCCGGCGCCGGCTCAGGCGCCTCGTGCGCTGGCGGCGGGCCGAAACCGGGCAAGTCGATGGTGGCGTTGTCTTTTTTATCTCTCATTTGCTAACCTCTTTCCCTGGCTTGCGAAAGCCAGGGGGCGGGCAAGGTGCTGCCCGCCTATGTCTATACGCTTTAACTTCATCCACAAAACAAAAGCCCGGCTACTGGAGTCGGGCTCATTGTTGGAACAACCGTCAGGAATACCTGTCCTGCGGATTTAAGTGCGGCACGCAGTGTATCACAGGCGTGCCGCATTGTGGGTGGCTTAGCGGAAGCTCAGAGCGCCCGTCAGGTCGCCCGGCGGCAGCGCGCCGCGCGACGCAAAGGCGTCGTTGCGCACTTTCAGGCCTTCGAGCAGCGGCAGGTCGTGCAGGCGCGTGATCAGGCGCAGGATCGACGTCGTGTCATAAAAACTGTGGTCGACGGCGCCTTTCTTCGCGTACGGCGAGACGACGATGGCGGGAATGCGCGTGCCCGGACCCCAGCGGTCGCCTTTCGGCGGCGCCACGTGATCCCACCAGCCGCCGTTTTCATCGAAGGTGATCACGACGATCATGTCCTTCCACTGCGGCGATTCCTTTAAATGCTGGATGACGTTGGCCACGTGCTGGTCGCCCGATTCGATATCGGAATAGCCGGCGTGCAGGTTCAGATTGCCCTGCGGCTTGTAGAAGGTCACGGCCGGCAGCTTGCCCGCCACGGCGGCGGCGAGGAATTTGTTCGAGATCGGGCTGTCGCCTGTGCCGCCGTCGCGCAGGTGCTCGGCGCGCGCAGCCGTGCCTGGCGCGAACTGCTTGAAGTAGTTTAGTGGCTGGTGGTGGAACTGGAAGTTCGGCTTGCTGCCGCCGCCTTTTTGGTCGAGCGCCGCTTGCCAGCCGCCGCCATACCACGCCCAGCTGACGCCCTTGCGCGACAGCAGGTCGCCGATGGTGTCATAGGTTTGCGGCGGCAGGGTGTTCGCGTCGGCCGGGTCGGCATGCAGCGGGTCGCCGTCGAAGGCGGGGCGGATGTAGCTCGGTTGATATGGCGGGGCCATGGTGTTGACGGCATAGCCGTCCGGCGTGATGGCGCCGTCGTTCACATATTTCGGCTTGCCGTCCAGCGCGGAGGCGGGGCAGTCGGGCGAGATCGCCAGGCGCACGCCTTGCGGGCCGTCGGACAGTACGGCGATCTTTTTCTTC
Coding sequences within:
- the dbpA gene encoding ATP-dependent RNA helicase DbpA; amino-acid sequence: MNTTSATTSFSSLPLTPAFLANLDSLGYHEMTTIQAQSLPAVLDGRDLIAQAKTGSGKTAAFGIGILHKLNPAWFAVQGLVLCPTRELADQVANELRRLARAAGNIKILTLTGGAPMRPQIASLEHGAHIVVGTPGRLRDHLGRGTINLNHVQTLVLDEADRMTDMGFYEEIAGIVSACPVRRQTLLFSATYPEDIRRATASFLVNPLEVTVEAQHDNDKIEQRFYEIGFDERNSAVGKLLKHFKPESTLAFCNTKVHCRELADELRQQGFSALALYGELEQRERDEILVLFANRSCSVLVATDVAARGLDISDLGAVINVDVSKDTEVHIHRIGRTGRGSKKGLALSLCAPNEKKWVKLIEQYQNSAAEWHDLKELAEDDGMEALPAPMVTLCIMGGKKDKLRPGDLLGALTGDAGLTKEQVGKINVFEFMTYVALDRKVAEAAFKRLNAGNSLGRDFGNIKGRSFKMRFIEA
- a CDS encoding acid phosphatase; protein product: MKDLATALPADPADQPANPSRRRIFQAASAVGLAASLPALADAAPAKKTIAKGSLDAKLKAHVKNVVVIYLENRSFNNLFANFPGTSAPLSAVTAEQAQQLDRDGKPLATLPKIWGGLVPNQQNIGGTDYLIKEDQISGLPNAPYKLSDAAGKPLPESIITRDLVHRFYNNQMQINGGKNDGFAAWADSGGLVMGHYGETSKNLNLWQIAEQYTLCDNFFMAAFGGSYMNHQFLVTGRANEYFNAAETAAKKKIAVLSDGPQGVRLAISPDCPASALDGKPKYVNDGAITPDGYAVNTMAPPYQPSYIRPAFDGDPLHADPADANTLPPQTYDTIGDLLSRKGVSWAWYGGGWQAALDQKGGGSKPNFQFHHQPLNYFKQFAPGTAARAEHLRDGGTGDSPISNKFLAAAVAGKLPAVTFYKPQGNLNLHAGYSDIESGDQHVANVIQHLKESPQWKDMIVVITFDENGGWWDHVAPPKGDRWGPGTRIPAIVVSPYAKKGAVDHSFYDTTSILRLITRLHDLPLLEGLKVRNDAFASRGALPPGDLTGALSFR